The following are encoded together in the Silene latifolia isolate original U9 population unplaced genomic scaffold, ASM4854445v1 scaffold_85, whole genome shotgun sequence genome:
- the LOC141640503 gene encoding glutathione S-transferase U22-like — translation MASEVVLLDFWPSPFGMRARLALAEKGVTYEYKEEDLSNKSELLLQMNPVHKKIPVLVHNNKPVSESLNVVEYIDEVWNNNNLLLPSDPYQRAQARFWADYVDTKLFESANRLWKTKGAEQEEAKKDFIERLKVMEEQLGDNPYFGGDTFGFVDVAFFPFYPWFYAFEIAGNFKVEELCPNIIEWAKRCLLRDSVKTLPDQNQVYEFYLKLKKMLGID, via the exons ATGGCAAGTGAAGTAGTGTTGTTGGACTTTTGGCCAAGCCCTTTCGGTATGAGGGCGAGACTGGCTTTAGCTGAGAAAGGTGTGACATACGAGTACAAAGAAGAAGACTTAAGCAACAAGAGCGAGTTGCTCCTTCAAATGAACCCGGTTCATAAGAAAATTCCGGTTCTTGTTCATAATAACAAGCCGGTTTCTGAGTCACTCAATGTTGTTGAGTACATTGACGAGGTTTGGAATAACAACAATCTCTTGTTGCCTTCTGATCCGTACCAAAGAGCTCAGGCTCGTTTTTGGGCAGACTATGTTGATACCAAG TTATTCGAAAGCGCAAATAGACTTTGGAAAACGAAGGGCGCAGAGCAAGAAGAGGCAAAGAAAGACTTCATTGAACGCTTGAAAGTGATGGAGGAACAACTTGGAGATAATCCCTACTTTGGTGGAGATACATTTGGCTTTGTTGATGTTGCGTTCTTCCCGTTCTACCCTTGGTTTTATGCTTTTGAGATCGCGGGAAACTTTAAAGTTGAAGAATTATGCCCTAATATCATAGAATGGGCAAAGAGATGCTTGCTTAGGGATAGTGTCAAGACTCTCCCAGACCAAAACCAGGTGTACGAGTTCTACTTAAAACTGAAGAAAATGCTTGGCATTGACTGA